One window of Mangrovibacterium diazotrophicum genomic DNA carries:
- a CDS encoding helix-turn-helix domain-containing protein gives MASWVLFLLFSPVYIPLVIAMAIFMNAEKGNSAKKTLAMVLANLAFLFWGLYYFLSGDYEFYSRILMINVVSLLLVYPGIYIYIRQLIDPAVSFRQLIVHLVPAGIVALQSLVYYLMLDASEREQFVTVFRFAPEWGQPVMVFMFFCRIINILLLFAQILFYGFRTISILRQYSSEIQDVFSNTEGIQLNSIKVLNFVLFVGSIAAIGFYSINPVKVFGNYLVLILPLAVISVAIWLFGIVGLRQHPLPELPFVEKVRIEEPVEPGRRLFENLNHYFDEQKPYLNSELKIDDLIIELGTNRTHLSNAINQYAGKNFNRFVNEYRIGFAREYISEHKAELTKDELAELSGFGSVRSFERNFKDCIGESFSQFLEKV, from the coding sequence ATGGCTAGCTGGGTTTTGTTCTTACTTTTCAGTCCGGTGTATATTCCGCTCGTTATTGCAATGGCAATTTTTATGAATGCCGAGAAAGGGAATAGCGCCAAAAAAACATTGGCAATGGTTTTGGCTAACCTGGCTTTTTTGTTTTGGGGACTCTATTATTTTCTGAGTGGCGACTACGAATTCTATTCCCGGATACTGATGATCAATGTGGTGTCGTTGCTGCTGGTTTACCCGGGGATTTACATCTACATCCGCCAGCTGATTGACCCGGCGGTGAGTTTTCGCCAGCTGATTGTTCACCTGGTTCCTGCGGGAATTGTTGCTTTGCAAAGCCTGGTTTATTACCTCATGCTGGATGCATCGGAACGCGAACAGTTCGTCACGGTTTTCCGTTTCGCTCCGGAATGGGGCCAGCCGGTGATGGTTTTCATGTTCTTTTGCCGGATTATCAATATTCTCCTTCTTTTCGCGCAGATTTTATTCTACGGGTTCAGAACCATTTCAATTTTACGGCAATATAGCTCCGAAATTCAGGATGTGTTTTCAAATACCGAGGGCATTCAGTTGAACAGCATCAAAGTGCTCAACTTTGTCTTATTTGTCGGATCAATTGCGGCGATTGGTTTTTACTCCATTAATCCGGTGAAGGTGTTTGGCAACTACCTGGTGCTAATCTTGCCCCTGGCGGTGATTTCGGTTGCTATCTGGCTGTTCGGCATTGTGGGTTTGCGGCAGCATCCCTTGCCCGAATTGCCCTTTGTTGAGAAGGTACGAATTGAAGAGCCGGTTGAGCCGGGGAGGAGGCTGTTTGAAAATTTGAATCACTATTTTGACGAGCAGAAACCGTATCTGAATTCCGAGTTGAAAATCGATGACCTGATTATTGAACTGGGAACAAACCGCACCCATTTATCCAACGCGATTAACCAGTACGCCGGGAAAAATTTTAACCGGTTTGTGAACGAGTACCGGATTGGTTTTGCCAGGGAATACATCAGCGAACACAAAGCGGAATTGACCAAAGATGAACTCGCTGAACTATCCGGTTTCGGTTCCGTCCGGTCGTTCGAACGGAATTTTAAAGACTGTATCGGGGAGAGCTTCAGCCAATTTTTAGAGAAGGTGTAA
- a CDS encoding helix-turn-helix domain-containing protein translates to MELNYEEHKPAGFISQFVQCFWMYENRSETTKHTILPHGYFEIVAEFSNGKIGKITQSGIWTQPVNVVIPRGSLILGIRFKLTATEYIFQHPISDIRDQLTSLPFDFWGFDQYGNADFTNFVKQVSKHLLKQLRNFPLQAIDQRKLKLFKLIYLNKFESVEQLAVQIGWSRRQINRYFNQQFGFPLKEYLKIIRCSSAYKYISKGELFPPVNYFDQSHFIKDIKHYTGKTPRQLYHNKDGRFLQLLTQQQN, encoded by the coding sequence ATGGAGCTTAATTACGAGGAACACAAGCCGGCCGGATTTATCAGCCAGTTTGTACAATGCTTCTGGATGTATGAGAATAGAAGCGAAACAACAAAACACACGATTTTACCGCATGGCTATTTCGAAATCGTAGCCGAGTTTAGCAACGGGAAGATCGGCAAGATTACGCAATCCGGCATTTGGACGCAGCCGGTAAACGTCGTTATTCCCCGAGGCTCGCTCATTCTGGGAATCCGATTCAAATTAACAGCTACAGAGTATATCTTTCAACATCCCATCAGCGATATTCGGGATCAACTGACTTCTCTTCCCTTCGACTTTTGGGGATTCGACCAATACGGTAATGCAGATTTCACCAACTTCGTAAAACAGGTTTCGAAACATTTGCTGAAACAATTGAGAAACTTCCCGCTTCAGGCCATCGATCAGCGCAAGCTGAAACTGTTCAAACTGATCTATCTAAACAAGTTTGAATCGGTAGAGCAGCTGGCTGTTCAAATCGGTTGGAGCAGGCGGCAGATTAACCGTTACTTTAACCAACAATTTGGTTTCCCACTGAAAGAATACCTGAAAATCATTCGCTGTTCTTCGGCTTACAAATACATCTCGAAAGGGGAATTGTTTCCACCTGTTAATTACTTCGACCAGTCTCACTTTATCAAGGATATTAAACACTACACCGGCAAAACACCACGGCAACTCTATCATAACAAAGACGGCCGTTTTTTACAATTACTGACACAGCAGCAGAACTAG